A part of Corynebacterium lactis RW2-5 genomic DNA contains:
- the hpt gene encoding hypoxanthine phosphoribosyltransferase yields the protein MHDVKDFDVPANPYGDDVEAVLVHEKELHDRIAQMAARVSEKYKDSEEDLILIAVLKGAVFFMTDFARELSIPTQMEFMAVSSYGNSASSSGVVRILKDLDRDIEGRDVVIVEDIIDSGLTLSWLMKNLRNRNPRSLEVITLLRKPEAVRTNLEVADIGFDIPNEFVIGYGLDYAERYRDLPYVGTLHPRVYQK from the coding sequence ATGCATGATGTAAAGGATTTCGACGTCCCCGCGAATCCCTATGGGGACGACGTGGAGGCAGTCCTCGTGCACGAGAAGGAATTGCACGATCGCATCGCGCAGATGGCTGCGCGCGTCAGCGAGAAGTACAAGGACAGCGAAGAGGACCTTATTCTCATCGCGGTTCTGAAGGGTGCAGTCTTCTTTATGACGGACTTTGCTCGCGAGCTGAGCATCCCCACTCAGATGGAGTTCATGGCGGTGTCCAGCTACGGCAATTCAGCGTCCTCCTCGGGCGTCGTGCGGATTCTGAAGGACCTGGACCGCGACATTGAGGGACGCGACGTCGTCATCGTTGAGGACATTATCGACTCCGGTCTGACCCTGTCCTGGCTGATGAAGAACCTGCGCAACCGCAACCCGCGTTCGCTGGAGGTCATCACCCTGCTGCGCAAGCCGGAGGCAGTGCGCACCAACCTCGAGGTGGCGGACATCGGGTTCGATATTCCGAACGAGTTCGTCATCGGTTACGGCCTCGACTACGCGGAGCGCTACCGCGACCTTCCGTACGTCGGCACGCTTCATCCGCGCGTCTACCAGAAGTAG
- the tilS gene encoding tRNA lysidine(34) synthetase TilS has translation MARQQGAGLAGGVVIGLSGGADSLALVAGACAEAFGPKGSLAGKNVHAVVVDHQLQEGSAEVAELAANIARGMGATAQVVAVDIVSDSPHGPEYEARIARHRVLREITRSRGAALLLAHTLDDQAETVLLRLARGGGPQALSAIRAELIWSDGTRILRPLLGVRRADTQLCCEELGLKVWHDPHNYDEHYARVRVRQTILPLLERELGPGVAENLAKTASIAAVDNDFLDARAESALATLLGEGEASASAALPVRGVAELDDAIAVRVLARWLRRAGGEPSSKQIDMVMALVHRYHGQGEVPVTRARGDAAQAQPARGRLVVARKDGTLQLGTAERNSDA, from the coding sequence ATGGCTCGACAGCAAGGGGCGGGGCTTGCAGGCGGTGTCGTCATCGGGCTTTCCGGCGGCGCGGACTCTCTCGCGCTCGTCGCTGGAGCATGCGCGGAAGCCTTCGGTCCGAAGGGGTCGCTTGCAGGCAAGAATGTCCACGCCGTCGTGGTCGATCACCAGCTCCAGGAGGGGTCCGCGGAGGTCGCCGAGCTTGCAGCCAACATCGCCCGCGGGATGGGGGCCACGGCGCAGGTAGTCGCGGTCGACATCGTTAGCGATTCTCCCCACGGCCCGGAGTACGAGGCGCGCATCGCGCGGCACCGGGTCTTACGCGAAATTACCAGGTCCCGCGGCGCGGCCCTGCTCCTTGCCCATACGCTGGACGACCAGGCCGAAACCGTTTTGCTGCGCCTGGCCCGGGGAGGCGGTCCGCAGGCGCTGTCCGCCATCCGCGCCGAGCTGATCTGGTCGGACGGGACTCGAATCCTGCGGCCGCTGCTCGGTGTGCGCCGTGCCGATACTCAGCTCTGCTGCGAAGAGCTGGGACTGAAGGTCTGGCACGACCCTCACAATTACGACGAACACTACGCCCGCGTCCGTGTGCGGCAGACGATCCTGCCGCTGCTCGAGCGGGAGCTGGGCCCGGGTGTCGCGGAGAACCTCGCCAAGACCGCGTCCATCGCCGCGGTGGACAACGATTTTTTGGATGCTCGCGCCGAGTCGGCGCTTGCGACGCTGCTGGGGGAGGGGGAAGCGTCGGCAAGCGCAGCTCTGCCCGTGCGAGGGGTGGCCGAGCTTGACGACGCAATCGCGGTGCGGGTCCTCGCGCGCTGGTTGAGGCGGGCGGGCGGGGAGCCCAGCAGCAAACAGATCGACATGGTCATGGCGCTGGTGCATCGCTATCACGGCCAGGGAGAAGTGCCGGTGACCCGTGCTCGTGGCGACGCTGCGCAGGCGCAGCCCGCAAGGGGCAGGTTGGTGGTTGCGAGAAAAGATGGCACTCTACAATTAGGTACGGCGGAAAGGAATAGCGATGCATGA